A region from the Clostridium beijerinckii genome encodes:
- a CDS encoding beta-aspartyl-peptidase yields MILIKNADTYSPEHIGKRDILTTFDKIAYISEEIKLPSSNFPETKIIDGSKLKAIPGIIDLHVHITGGGGEGGFTSRAPELMLTQLTTNGVTTCIGLLGTDGITRSMGNLIAKARSLELEGLSTYVWTGSYKVPTRTITDSVRGDIILVDKIIGVGEIAISDHRSSQPSDQDLIHLATEARLGGMLSGKCGILHVHVGDGKNGINPLFYMRKNSEIPFSNILPTHINRNSLVFKQAIEYAMDGGFVDITTSIRPEGNDEVDPVDAFLELLKHNISPYQITMSSDSGGSSPIFNKEGNLTKFGVGSPSSNIEILQNCIKAGISMELALIPFTSSPAKLLKLNGKGNLTEGASSDIILLDENLKIHSVICKGKLMVYNYKPIVFGAFENNK; encoded by the coding sequence ATGATTTTAATTAAGAATGCTGATACATATAGTCCAGAACATATAGGTAAGAGGGATATCTTAACGACTTTTGATAAAATTGCATATATTTCAGAAGAAATTAAATTACCATCTAGTAACTTTCCAGAAACTAAGATTATAGATGGATCAAAGTTAAAGGCTATTCCAGGAATTATTGATTTACATGTTCATATAACTGGAGGAGGAGGAGAAGGGGGATTTACTAGTAGAGCTCCAGAACTTATGCTTACACAACTTACTACAAATGGTGTTACAACCTGTATTGGTCTACTTGGTACCGATGGTATTACAAGAAGCATGGGAAATCTTATTGCAAAAGCAAGAAGTTTAGAACTAGAGGGATTAAGCACTTATGTTTGGACTGGTTCCTATAAGGTGCCAACTAGAACAATTACCGATAGTGTTAGAGGAGATATTATATTAGTTGATAAAATAATAGGTGTAGGAGAAATTGCAATTTCTGATCATAGATCAAGTCAACCATCAGATCAAGATTTAATCCATTTAGCTACAGAAGCACGACTAGGCGGTATGCTTTCTGGTAAATGTGGAATACTCCATGTGCATGTTGGAGATGGTAAAAATGGAATAAATCCATTGTTTTACATGAGAAAAAATTCAGAAATACCTTTTAGTAATATTTTACCTACCCATATAAATAGAAATTCTTTAGTTTTTAAACAAGCGATTGAGTATGCAATGGATGGTGGATTTGTCGATATAACTACAAGCATAAGGCCAGAAGGAAACGATGAAGTAGATCCTGTAGATGCGTTTTTAGAACTTTTAAAACACAATATTTCACCTTATCAAATTACAATGAGTTCAGATTCTGGGGGTAGTTCTCCTATATTTAATAAAGAGGGGAACCTAACAAAATTTGGAGTTGGATCACCAAGTTCTAATATTGAAATTTTACAAAATTGCATTAAAGCTGGAATATCTATGGAGTTAGCTCTTATTCCATTTACTTCTTCACCTGCCAAGTTACTTAAGTTAAATGGAAAGGGTAACTTAACTGAGGGAGCTAGTTCAGACATAATTCTGTTAGATGAGAATTTAAAAATTCATTCGGTTATATGCAAAGGTAAGCTTATGGTTTATAATTATAAACCCATTGTATTTGGCGCCTTTGAGAATAATAAGTAA
- a CDS encoding aspartate 4-decarboxylase has translation MDFHNIQRQEIEKIYGKISPFEFKNKLINLAQAQIEKSAHTLLDAGRGNPNWTAATPREAFFNFGIFAVEETRRVWNDGDLAGMPRKEGIANRLYEYLQKHKDMPGTTLLTNIIDYGIKRQGFDADRWVFELADAIIGDNYPVPDRMLIHIESIVHEYLVQELCYNKPPVGRFNIFAVEGATAAMCYIFDSLIANELLVPGDKIALMVPVFTPYLEIPHLPRYNFDVVYVSAIELTNDGTHTWQYPKSELNKLKDSSIKALFVVNPSNPPSVAIKPDTVEQLVHIVENCNPKLMIISDDVYCTFVDNFRSLMADLPYNTIGVYSFSKYFGVTGWRLGTIVLQEYNIFDKLLKELSEEKKIELRQRYGALSIHPDDIAFIDRIVADSRQVALNHTAGLSTPQQVQMAFFCAFALLDKENKYKKQTKDICRRRQKLLFKGLGLDLMNNPYDAAYYTEFDLLEWAICYYGHEFGEYLQKEYKPVDILYKLAEESSIVLLSGGGFQGPEWSIRISLANLNDEAYSKIGEALHKILEEYVASWKGSVK, from the coding sequence ATGGATTTTCATAATATTCAACGCCAAGAAATAGAAAAAATTTATGGTAAGATTAGCCCATTTGAATTTAAAAATAAATTGATTAACCTAGCACAAGCACAAATAGAAAAGAGTGCTCATACACTATTAGATGCTGGACGCGGAAATCCAAATTGGACAGCAGCAACACCGAGGGAAGCCTTTTTTAATTTTGGTATTTTTGCTGTAGAAGAAACAAGACGAGTTTGGAATGATGGTGATTTGGCCGGTATGCCAAGAAAAGAAGGAATTGCTAACAGGCTTTATGAATATTTGCAAAAACATAAAGATATGCCAGGAACAACACTTTTAACAAATATAATTGATTATGGAATTAAGCGTCAAGGTTTTGATGCTGATAGGTGGGTATTTGAGCTAGCTGATGCAATTATTGGTGATAATTATCCAGTACCAGATAGAATGCTGATTCATATTGAAAGCATTGTTCATGAATATCTTGTTCAAGAGCTCTGCTATAACAAACCTCCTGTTGGCAGATTTAATATTTTTGCAGTAGAGGGTGCTACAGCAGCAATGTGCTATATATTTGATAGTCTAATAGCTAACGAACTGTTAGTACCAGGAGACAAAATAGCATTAATGGTCCCAGTTTTTACACCTTATCTTGAAATACCACATTTGCCTCGTTATAATTTTGATGTTGTATATGTTAGCGCAATAGAGCTAACAAATGATGGAACTCACACTTGGCAATATCCTAAATCAGAACTTAATAAGCTTAAGGATTCTAGCATAAAGGCTTTGTTTGTTGTTAATCCTAGCAATCCTCCGTCAGTTGCAATTAAACCTGATACAGTTGAACAATTAGTACATATAGTAGAGAACTGTAACCCAAAGTTAATGATTATTTCTGATGATGTATATTGTACATTTGTTGATAATTTTCGTTCACTGATGGCTGACTTACCTTATAATACAATAGGTGTTTATTCATTCTCAAAATACTTTGGAGTAACGGGCTGGAGACTCGGAACTATAGTCCTTCAAGAATACAACATATTTGATAAATTATTAAAGGAACTGTCAGAGGAAAAAAAGATTGAGCTAAGGCAGCGCTATGGAGCACTTTCGATTCATCCTGATGACATAGCATTTATAGATAGAATAGTAGCAGATAGTCGTCAAGTTGCTCTTAACCATACAGCAGGATTATCAACACCTCAGCAAGTTCAAATGGCTTTTTTCTGTGCTTTTGCGTTGCTTGACAAGGAAAATAAATATAAAAAGCAGACAAAGGATATTTGCAGACGTAGGCAAAAACTTCTTTTCAAAGGGCTAGGTTTAGATTTAATGAATAATCCTTATGATGCTGCCTACTACACGGAATTTGATTTGTTAGAATGGGCTATTTGTTATTATGGGCATGAATTTGGAGAATATTTGCAAAAAGAATATAAACCAGTAGATATTTTATATAAATTAGCTGAAGAATCATCTATAGTATTATTAAGTGGTGGTGGCTTCCAAGGTCCAGAATGGTCTATTAGAATATCTCTAGCAAATCTTAATGATGAAGCTTATTCAAAAATTGGTGAAGCACTTCATAAAATATTAGAGGAATATGTAGCTTCTTGGAAAGGTTCAGTTAAATAG
- the larA gene encoding nickel-dependent lactate racemase, which produces MKEINMKYGQGVMRAFIEEKNLIKVIESNDFKQEKTEDEIISEALYNPIDSNRLKDIVHTGETVCIIISDITRSWQKPYKFLYKIVEELNAGGVRDEDIIFLSAQGTHRKHTREEHEILLGEKLSKRFEVYDHDCFDEEGMVYLGDTSYGTPVMVNKKAVMCDHIVITGAIIYHFLVGWSGGKKSILPGISSFKSISANHSLSLNEGLGSGTRDVVCSGNIIENPVHDDMMQAAAMVKPTFMFNVVMGPDGNIAGAVSGNYITAHEAGRKLVDSIDGVNIEKKSDIVIASAGGAPKDINLYQSIKTLINAKEAVVDGGTIIVLAECSEGIGEIKDIKDMILNFDNMIDREKDLRKNYTISKFVGYFFCETGEKYKLILVSEIDPILLKNTKIILTKTLEEALKIAYNGKNKNLTVNLMPHGATTLPKLVKYGRI; this is translated from the coding sequence ATGAAAGAAATTAATATGAAATATGGGCAAGGTGTAATGAGGGCTTTTATTGAAGAAAAAAATCTGATCAAGGTAATTGAAAGCAATGATTTTAAACAAGAAAAGACAGAAGATGAAATTATTTCGGAAGCATTATATAATCCTATTGATAGCAATAGACTTAAAGATATAGTGCATACAGGAGAAACAGTTTGTATAATAATTTCGGATATTACAAGAAGCTGGCAAAAGCCATATAAATTTTTATATAAAATTGTAGAGGAGCTGAATGCAGGTGGAGTTAGGGATGAAGATATTATATTCCTATCTGCTCAGGGCACTCACAGAAAACATACAAGGGAAGAACATGAAATACTTCTTGGGGAAAAGTTATCAAAAAGGTTTGAAGTTTATGACCATGATTGTTTTGATGAAGAAGGTATGGTATATCTAGGTGATACAAGCTATGGAACACCTGTTATGGTAAACAAAAAAGCTGTTATGTGTGATCATATAGTTATTACAGGAGCTATTATTTATCATTTTCTTGTTGGCTGGTCAGGAGGGAAAAAGTCTATACTTCCTGGTATTTCGTCCTTTAAGTCAATATCAGCAAATCACTCACTTTCTTTGAATGAAGGACTTGGAAGTGGTACAAGAGATGTTGTATGCTCAGGCAATATTATAGAAAATCCTGTACATGATGATATGATGCAGGCGGCTGCTATGGTAAAGCCTACCTTCATGTTTAATGTAGTAATGGGACCAGATGGCAATATAGCTGGTGCGGTTTCTGGAAATTATATAACAGCTCATGAAGCAGGAAGAAAATTAGTAGATAGTATTGATGGAGTTAATATAGAAAAGAAATCGGATATAGTTATTGCAAGTGCAGGCGGAGCTCCAAAGGATATAAATCTTTATCAATCCATAAAAACCCTAATAAATGCAAAAGAGGCAGTAGTGGATGGAGGTACTATAATTGTACTTGCAGAGTGTAGTGAAGGCATTGGTGAAATTAAAGATATTAAGGATATGATACTTAATTTTGATAATATGATTGATAGGGAAAAAGATCTTAGAAAAAATTATACTATTTCAAAATTCGTGGGATACTTTTTCTGTGAGACTGGAGAAAAGTATAAATTAATTTTAGTATCGGAAATTGACCCGATTCTACTTAAAAATACAAAAATTATTTTGACCAAAACATTGGAAGAGGCGCTTAAAATTGCGTATAACGGTAAAAATAAAAATCTTACAGTGAACCTTATGCCTCATGGAGCTACTACGCTTCCAAAGCTAGTTAAATATGGACGGATATAA